Sequence from the Deinococcus radiotolerans genome:
GGTCAGGTGGCCGGTACCCCTTGCGGGGGCTGGTGTACGGTCGTTTATGATTGGCAGGCACCAAAAATCTTGAAACCGGTTCCACGCCGTTGTGGAACCAGTCCCGGGGGTTTCGTATGAAACGTTCTGTCCTGGCCCGCGCTGGCGCGGGTGCGCTTTCGGCTGCTCTTCTTCTTTCCGCCTGCTCCTCCGCTCCGACGCCTGCCCAGGCTGGAACCGTTTCCAATGCGGGAACCGTCACGTCCCAGGCCATCAGTGGCACGAACATCGACGCCTGGCGGCAGCAGGTGATCTACCTCGTCATGCCCGACCGTTTCTCGAATGGAACTACTTCCAACGACGGGCTCGGCCAGCCCAACTGCCTCGACACCGCCAACGCCACCAAATTCCACGGCGGCGACCTCCAGGGCCTGCGCAACAAGCTGAGCTACATCCGCGACCTGGGCGCCACCACCCTCTGGACCACCCCCGTGTACAAGCAGGTGCCCATCGTCAACGGTAGCCAGTGCGGCTACCACGGCTACTGGCCCGACTACACCAACCCCAACGACACCGCCATCGAACCCAAACTGGGCACCAGCACCGACCTCAGCGGCCTGATCAGCGACCTGCACGCGGGCGGCCAGAAGTACATGATGGACATGGTCGTCAACCACGCCGGGTACGGCGCGCGCATCGTCAGCCAGAACCCCTCCTGGTTCCACAGCAACTGCACTGGCGACGAGGTGAACTGCCCACTGGCGGGCCTCCCCGACTTCCGGCAGGAAGACAGCACCGTCGCCACGTACCTGACCAACCTGTCCAAGACCTGGACCAGCACGTACGCCATCGACGGCATCCGCATGGACACCGTCAAGCACGCCCCCACCAGCTACTGGCAGAGCTCCTGGGTGCCCGGCGTGCTCGCCGCGCGGCCCAACACCTTCCTGCTGGGCGAGGTCTTCGATTCCGGCGACCTGAACAAGCTCAAGACCTACCTCGACGCGGGCTTCGACTCCACCTTCAACTTCCCGCTGCGTCAGGCCATGGTGGACTCGGTCGGCAAGGGCGGCAGCCTGGACACCCTGGCGACCCGCATGCAGTCCACGCTGACCACCTTCGGCCTGGACCGCACGCTGCTGCAGGTGAACCTGCTCGACAACCACGACGTGCCGCGCTTCGTGAACGAACCCGGCAGCGCCGTCGCCGAGGCCGAGATCCGCGCCCGCTACAGCAACGCGCTGGGCCTGCTGATGACCATGCCCGGCATCCCGCAGCTGTACTACGGCAACGAACTGGGTATGTACGGCGGCTCCGACCCCGACAACCGCCGCGACATGCCGGGCTGGGCCTGGACGGACACCGGCCGCAACGCCACGCAGGCGAACTTCGTGGCCGGCGGCGCGACCCCCAAGGTCACGTACGACCTCACCAAGAAACTCATCGCGGTCCGCAAGGGCAACGAGTCCCTCTGGAAGGGCAGCTACGCCGAGATGTGGCGCCCCAACGGCGGGCAGAACGTGTACGCCTTCTACCGCGGCAGCGGCGCCAACCGCGTCATCGTGCTCGTGAACACCTCGGCCAGCGCCGCCAGCGTGAACCTGGACATCCAGGGCAACACCGGCATCAGCGCGGCCGACAAGAGCGCCCTGACGAACGGCACGGTCTTCAACGACCTGCTCGCCGAGGGGGCGCCCAGCAGCGCGACCGTCACCAACGGCAAGCTGCCCGTCACGATCGGCGCGGGCAAGATGGGCATCTACCGCGCCGGGGCGACCGGCACCGGCGGGACCGGCGGCACGGCCGTGAGCGTCACCTTCCAGGTCAGCGCCAGCACGTACTTCGGGCAGGACGTGTACCTCGTGGGCGACCGCGCCGAGCTGGGCGCCTGGAACACCGCCTCCGCGCTGGCCATGACGCCCAGCGGCTGCTCGGGCAGCACCTGCACCTGGAAGACCACCGTCAGCCTGCCGCCCAGCGTGGCCGCGCAGTTCAAGTTCATCAAGAAACCCGGCGACAGCGGCGCCAGCGTCACCTGGGAAGGCGGCAGCAACCGCACCCTGACCACGCCCGCCTCGGGCAGCACCACATACAACGGCGGCACCTGGCAGTAAGCCCCACCCACGCAGCGAGAAGGCACCATGGGACGTTCCCGGGTGCCTTCTGCCTTACGTCAGCGCGCCTGGAATTCCCAGGTGTCCTCGGCCGTCTTCAGGATCAGCGTGCCGCCCTGCACGCTCAGGGTGGGGCGCTGATCGAACAGGGTCTGGAAGTCCACGCCGGGCTGGTCCGTGCAGGCCATCTTCGTGCCCACCAGTCCCCCGGTGAGTTCCACGCGGCCCGCCTGGACCGTGTACGCGCCGCCCACGGAGTTGCAGCCGTCACTGCCACCCAGTCGGCCGTCCTTGAAGCTCAGCGTGACGGGCCGCAGGGTGGGGCGCGGCGGCTGGCCGTTCAGCCGGGTCAGGGTGTACGTGGCCGCCGGGTCGGGCAGGGCGCTGCTGGGGGCGGCTGGGGCGGGCGTGCGGGTCAGGGTCAGCTGGCCGGTCTGGCCGCGCAGCACCAGCGCCGCGCCCTGGCGCTCGATGGTCAGCGGGGCGCGCAGCAGGGCCAGCAGGCGGTTTTCCGCTGCGCCGACCGTACCCGGGCACAGTCTGCGGGTGGAGGCCACCGTCCCGAATACCACCTGCTGCCCGACCAAGGCGCCCGAACCGGTCACGGTGTTGCAGCCGGCCAGTCCGGCGACCGTGACCTTTGCGCCGCTGAACGTGACGCGCAGGAGCGCCTGCCCCCGCTCGGGGCCCACTGGCCCCGGGGTCACGCGGGTCTGCCAGGTGCCGTCCAGGTCACTGTTGGGCGTCGCGGTGGGGCTGCTGGTCATGGGGCCTCCGGCGCGGGTGAAGGTCAGGCGGCCCGCCCCGCCGGTGAGCGTGAGGGTGTTCCCACTGACGTCCAGGCGGGTGGTGGTGCGCAGGAAGCGCAGGTAATCCTCGCGCAGGCTCAGGGCGGCGTCGGTGCAGCGCTCACTGCTGCCGCCCTGCACGCCGCGCAGCACGAGCGCCTGCCCCTTCACGGCGCCCTGACCCGTCAGGGGGCTGCACCCGGTACTGCCCGACACCGTCAGCGCGGCGCCACTGCCCGTCAGGCGCAGGGTCGGGCGGGTCAGGGCCGCGCCCGGCGTGATGACGGCCTGACCGGTGGGTTGCAGGTTGCGCAGCGTCCACGTGACGCTCTCTGCGGTGACCGGCGCGGCGCCCGGGGCCGAGGAGGGGGCAGCGGCCAGGGCCGCGAGGGTCAGGGTGGTCAGCAGGGCGCTCATGTTCCGGTTGTACCCCGCGCAGCTGACCGGCGGGTGATGATGGGGAGGCCGGACGGCCGCGCCGGGCAGCGCGTAGAATGCCCCAAACGCCCGTTAGGTTCGCTGCGGCTCTGCCGCGCAGGCCCTGGCGGGCACCGGAGGAATCATGGAAGACCGCCGAATTCGAGTGCTGATCGCCAAACCCGGCATGGACGGCCATGACCGGGGCGCGAAGGTCGTGGCGCGCGCCCTGCGCGACGCGGGCATGGAAGTCATCTACACCGGCCTGCGCCAGACGGCCGAGATGATCGTGAACGCCGCCGTGCAGGAGGACGTGGATGCCATCGGCCTGAGTGTCCTGTCCGGCGCGCACATGCATTACTTCCGCGAGGTGATGGGCCTGCTGCGCGCCCGTGGTGCCGAGGACATCATCGTGTTCGGGGGAGGCATCATCCCCGATCAGGACCTGCCCATCCTGAAGGACCTGGGCGTGGGCCGCGTGTTCACGCCGGGCGCCAGCACCGAGGACGCCGCCACGTACCTGCGCGGCGCCGTGCAGGCCCGCTGGCAGGCGCAGGGCGAGGCGTGACCCCAGCCGGTTGCCGTGCGTGACGTCGCCCGCCCCGCCGCGCTGAGCGGGGCCGCGCGACTGGCCCCGCTGTACGCGGCGCAGGCGCTGGCGACCGGCGCGACGACCGTCAGCACGGTGCTGGCCAGCCTGATCATGTCGGGTCTGGGCAGCGAGGCCCTGTCGGGGCTGCCCAGCACGCTGATTCAGGCGTCGGCGGCCACCTCGGCGGGGCTGTTCGGGGCGCTGATGCTGCGCCGGGGCCGCCGCCCGGGCCTGAGCCTGGCGTTCGCGCTGGGCACGGTGGGATCCCTGGTGGGTTTCCTGGGCGCCCGCGCGGGCCTCACGCCGCTGTTCCTGCTGGGTGCCATGCTGATGGGCGCCGCGCAGGGCGGCTACCAGCAGGCCCGTTACGCCGCGGCCGAGAGCGTCCCCGACGCGCGGCGCGGCACGGCGCTGGGCGCGCTGATGCTCATGAGCGTGCTGGGCTCGTTCGTGATGACGGGCTTCGCGCACCCCATCGAGTGGCTCGGGGCCGCGCTGGGCGCCACGCCGGAAGTCACGGGGTGGCTGGTGGGCGGCGCGCTGCTGGGCGTGGCCGCGCTGCTGATCCTGTCCTGGCAGCCCCTGACCGGTCCCGCCCAGGTCCGCCGTGAGCGCCTACCCCTGGCGGCCGCGTTCCAGATTCCTGGCGTGAAATCCACGGCGCTGGCGGTGGCGACCGCGCAGGGCCTGATGGTCACGCTGATGAGTCTCACGCCACTGCGCGCGCATCACATGGGCCTGGATCACGCCTCGATTGCCGCGCTGATCAGCGGGCACATTCTGGGCATGTTCGGGTTCGGCTGGCTGACCGGCCCGCTGATCGACCGGCTGGGCCTGCGCTTCGGCTACGTGAGCGGCGCGCTGCTCCTCGCGGCCGCGGCCCTAACGGCGCCCCTGACCGGTGAGGGGTGGCTGGCCGTCAGCATGTTCCTGCTGGGCCTGGGCTGGAATCTGGTGTTCGTGTCGGGCAGCAAGGCCCTGACCCGCTTCCCGGCGGCGCAGGGCGTGACGGACAGCCTGGGGTACGTCGCGGCGGGCCTGGGGACCCTGCTGGGCGGCGCGGTGATCGCGCGCGCGGGCTTCCCACCGCTGGCGATTACCTGCGCGGTGCTGGCGGCGCTGCCGCTGGTCAGCGCGTGGCGCGCCCGGCCCAGCCCGGCGTAACGCGGGGCAGAGGGGGCACCGGGGTTGACTTCCCTGGTGCCCCCTCCCCTTTCCCGGTTCAGGGGTTCGCGGCGCTGACGAAGGTGTCGTCGCCCGGCGTGGTGCTGCTCCGCCCGCCGTTCTGGTCGTAGCGCACACCGCTGTTCATGACGGTGCTCGCTCCGCTCAGTGTGTTGGCGGCGCTCACGGCCCCGGCGGGCGCGAAGGACTTGCTCCACAGGTACCAGCGGGGCGCGACGCTGTGCTTGCGGGCTACGCCGCTGGCGGGGTTCAGGTCGAACACGTACTCGGGGAAGATCTCGGTGCGGCTGATGAATTTCGCCATGGCCGTGTTGTTGTCGCCGCCCAGGTCGTTCACGTGGCTGGATTTGATCCACTCGACGGCCACGCCCTGCCCCTTGAGGCTCTGCGCGATGCGGGCGCTGCGCGCGGCGGGGTTCACGTCGGGGCTCAGGAACGCGTAGCTGTGCCCGTACCCGGCGCTGGCGGGCGTCCAGTACGGGTCGGCCAGCACCACGCGCTTTGGGCGCTTGGCGCTGCTCAGGCCCGTGTCGGCGTAGGCCTTGTCGGTCATGGCCAGAGCCATCTGCGCGCCCAGCGAGTGGCCCATGACGCGCACGCCCTCGGTTCCGGCGTACGTCCACTGGCTCAGGGCGCTTTTATAGGCCGTGTAGAACAGCTGCCCGGCACTGGCGGTGGGCATCCCAGCAGTCGAGTACGTGCCGCCCGGCGTGCGGTAGCGCATGTTGATGCTCTGGGTGCGGCCGTAGGTGTCCTGATACGTGTAGGTGGGCGTCCAGATCTTCGCCTGCGAGTGGTACGGCGCGCCCGCCGTGCCCTCGTCATCGGCGAGCTGAGTCCACTGGTACAGGGCGACGTTCCACCCGGCGTCGATCCAGGCGTCGGCGACGTTGCGGCTGGCCTCGCTGAAGTAGAAGTTGTCGCGCACGCCCGCGACGGTGCTGCCGTTCTGCCATCCGTGCACGAAGACCAGCACGGGCTTGGCGGGGTCGTAGTAGCCGGTCATGGCGGCGCCGTCACTGCGGGCCTTGCAGCCCACCCCGCCGAGGGAACCGGTTTCTCCCTTGCTGTACCAGTACAGGCCGGTGTCCAGTCCGCTCTGCCCGTACGGGAGGGCCAGCTGGGTGGGGCAGCTGGCCGCCTGGGCGCGCAGCGTGCCGGAGGTGCCTCCCTTGGCCGCCTCGGCGACGAGGGCCTCACTGAACCCGTCGGGCAGACCGGGCTGGGCCGCGCCAGGGCTGGTGGTGGGGACGGTAGGGGTGCCGCAGGCGGCCAGCAAGGCGGGGAGCAGGACAGGCAGGGCAGCAGAACGTCGGATCATGATGGGCCTCCGGGCAGGAAAGAATGCCGGAAACCGGTTTCCGGCTGGGCTGAGTTGTTGGTGCGACGACCACCGTACCCTCCCACTCCGGCGAAAAAAAGTCCTCCCGGTTCAAAAATTGACCGAGTCTAATATCTTGCTCAGGCTTCGCCTCATCCAGACCCCGGAGCAGCCGCGTTCAGTTCCCCACAGACACGCATCTGCCGGAAAAAGCAACGCCGGGACTCCAGTTCAGGAGTCCCGGCGCATCTGGCGGAACGGGAGGGATTCGAACCCTCGATAAGCTTGCACCTATACACGCTTTCCAGGCGTGCTCCTTCAACCACTCGGACACCGTTCCAGCGCACAGCAGAGTAGCGGCTTCGCGGGGGAAGTGCAAGCCGAGCCTCCACACCCCCCAAAGTAAACCCGGTGTAAGGCCACTGACCTATCATGCAAACGTGACCCTTTCTGCCGTGCTGACGGTTTTGTGTTCCTACCTGTTCGGG
This genomic interval carries:
- a CDS encoding alpha-amylase family glycosyl hydrolase; the encoded protein is MKRSVLARAGAGALSAALLLSACSSAPTPAQAGTVSNAGTVTSQAISGTNIDAWRQQVIYLVMPDRFSNGTTSNDGLGQPNCLDTANATKFHGGDLQGLRNKLSYIRDLGATTLWTTPVYKQVPIVNGSQCGYHGYWPDYTNPNDTAIEPKLGTSTDLSGLISDLHAGGQKYMMDMVVNHAGYGARIVSQNPSWFHSNCTGDEVNCPLAGLPDFRQEDSTVATYLTNLSKTWTSTYAIDGIRMDTVKHAPTSYWQSSWVPGVLAARPNTFLLGEVFDSGDLNKLKTYLDAGFDSTFNFPLRQAMVDSVGKGGSLDTLATRMQSTLTTFGLDRTLLQVNLLDNHDVPRFVNEPGSAVAEAEIRARYSNALGLLMTMPGIPQLYYGNELGMYGGSDPDNRRDMPGWAWTDTGRNATQANFVAGGATPKVTYDLTKKLIAVRKGNESLWKGSYAEMWRPNGGQNVYAFYRGSGANRVIVLVNTSASAASVNLDIQGNTGISAADKSALTNGTVFNDLLAEGAPSSATVTNGKLPVTIGAGKMGIYRAGATGTGGTGGTAVSVTFQVSASTYFGQDVYLVGDRAELGAWNTASALAMTPSGCSGSTCTWKTTVSLPPSVAAQFKFIKKPGDSGASVTWEGGSNRTLTTPASGSTTYNGGTWQ
- a CDS encoding META domain-containing protein; this translates as MSALLTTLTLAALAAAPSSAPGAAPVTAESVTWTLRNLQPTGQAVITPGAALTRPTLRLTGSGAALTVSGSTGCSPLTGQGAVKGQALVLRGVQGGSSERCTDAALSLREDYLRFLRTTTRLDVSGNTLTLTGGAGRLTFTRAGGPMTSSPTATPNSDLDGTWQTRVTPGPVGPERGQALLRVTFSGAKVTVAGLAGCNTVTGSGALVGQQVVFGTVASTRRLCPGTVGAAENRLLALLRAPLTIERQGAALVLRGQTGQLTLTRTPAPAAPSSALPDPAATYTLTRLNGQPPRPTLRPVTLSFKDGRLGGSDGCNSVGGAYTVQAGRVELTGGLVGTKMACTDQPGVDFQTLFDQRPTLSVQGGTLILKTAEDTWEFQAR
- a CDS encoding cobalamin B12-binding domain-containing protein, which gives rise to MEDRRIRVLIAKPGMDGHDRGAKVVARALRDAGMEVIYTGLRQTAEMIVNAAVQEDVDAIGLSVLSGAHMHYFREVMGLLRARGAEDIIVFGGGIIPDQDLPILKDLGVGRVFTPGASTEDAATYLRGAVQARWQAQGEA
- a CDS encoding MFS transporter is translated as MRDVARPAALSGAARLAPLYAAQALATGATTVSTVLASLIMSGLGSEALSGLPSTLIQASAATSAGLFGALMLRRGRRPGLSLAFALGTVGSLVGFLGARAGLTPLFLLGAMLMGAAQGGYQQARYAAAESVPDARRGTALGALMLMSVLGSFVMTGFAHPIEWLGAALGATPEVTGWLVGGALLGVAALLILSWQPLTGPAQVRRERLPLAAAFQIPGVKSTALAVATAQGLMVTLMSLTPLRAHHMGLDHASIAALISGHILGMFGFGWLTGPLIDRLGLRFGYVSGALLLAAAALTAPLTGEGWLAVSMFLLGLGWNLVFVSGSKALTRFPAAQGVTDSLGYVAAGLGTLLGGAVIARAGFPPLAITCAVLAALPLVSAWRARPSPA